A genomic region of Oryza glaberrima chromosome 1, OglaRS2, whole genome shotgun sequence contains the following coding sequences:
- the LOC127763544 gene encoding probable indole-3-acetic acid-amido synthetase GH3.1 encodes MPEAPTAKTAPAYGYAPGAHAEALEFIEHVTANAGQVQRRVLGEILAQNAPAEYLRRYGIPGSPDVVDAFRRLVPLVTYEGLQPDILRIANGDTSPIFSGKPISEFLTSSGTSGGERKLMPTIADEMNRRSLLYSLLMPVMSQSVSGLDKGKAMYLLFVKAESRTPGGLAARPVLTSYYRSRQFLDRPRDPYTSYTSPDEAILCVDSYQSMYAQLLCGLVHRADVLRVGAVFASGFLRAIHFLEKHWARLCHDIRTGELDPEITDRVVRDAVGRVLRADPALADAIEDECARASWEGIIRRLWPRTKYIDVIVTGTMSQYIPTLEFYGGGLPLTCTMYASSECYFGLNLNPMCKPSDVAYTLIPTMCYYEFLPVNCNNATAEASHRDLVDLVDVKLGHEYELVVTTYSGLYRYRVGDVLRVAGFKNKAPMFSFVRRQNVALSVDSDKTDETELHAAVSGAVQHLAPFGASLVEYTSYADAATIPGHYVLFWELRAGSTAVPASVFEECCLSVEEALNSVYRQGRACDRSIGPLEIRVVAEGTFDKLMDYAISRGASINQYKAPRCVRPGPVVELLDARVQGKYFSPKCPKWSPGNKQWNKSKDLVGKGDA; translated from the exons ATGCCGGAAGCACCGACCGCCAAAACAGCACCGGCCTACGGCTACGCCCCCGGGGCGCACGCCGAGGCGCTCGAGTTCATCGAGCACGTCACGGCGAACGCCGGGCAGGTGCAGCGGCGCGTGCTCGGCGAGATCCTGGCGCAGAACGCGCCGGCCGAGTACCTGCGCCGGTACGGAATCCCCGGGTCCCCCGACGTTGTCGACGCCTTCCGCCGCCTCGTCCCGCTCGTCACATACGAGGGCCTCCAGCCAGACATCCTCCGCATCGCCAACGGCGACACCTCGCCGATCTTCTCCGGGAAGCCTATCTCCGAATTCCTCACGAG CTCGGGCACGtcgggaggggagaggaagctCATGCCGACCATCGCCGACGAGATGAACAGGCGGTCGCTGCTGTACAGCCTGCTGATGCCGGTGATGAGCCAGTCGGTGTCCGGGCTCGACAAAGGCAAGGCGATGTACCTGCTCTTCGTGAAGGCGGAGTCGCGCACGCCGGGCGGGCTCGCGGCGCGGCCGGTGCTCACAAGCTACTACCGGAGCCGGCAGTTCCTCGACCGTCCGCGCGACCCCTACACATCTTACACGAGCCCCGACGAGGCCATCCTGTGCGTGGACTCCTACCAGAGCATGTACGCGCAGCTGCTCTGCGGCCTCGTCCACCGCGCCGACGTGCTGCGCGTGGGCGCCGTGTTCGCCTCCGGCTTCCTCCGCGCCATCCATTTCCTCGAGAAGCACTGGGCGCGCCTCTGCCACGACATCCGCACCGGCGAGCTCGACCCGGAGATCACCGACCGCGTGGTGCGCGACGCCGTCGGGCGGGTGCTCCGCGCCGACCCGGCGCTCGCCGACGCGATCGAGGACGAGTGCGCTAGGGCGTCGTGGGAGGGCATCATCCGGCGCCTGTGGCCACGCACCAAGTACATCGACGTGATCGTGACCGGCACCATGTCGCAGTACATCCCGACGCTCGAGTTCTACGGCGGCGGCCTGCCGCTGACGTGCACCATGTACGCCTCTTCGGAGTGCTACTTCGGCCTCAACCTGAATCCCATGTGCAAGCCCAGCGACGTCGCCTACACGCTCATCCCCACCATGTGCTACTACGAGTTCCTCCCCGTCAATTGCAACAACGCCACTGCCGAGGCGAGCCACCGCGACCTCGTCGACCTGGTCGACGTAAAGCTCGGGCACGAGTACGAGCTCGTGGTCACCACGTATTCCG GGTTGTATCGTTATCGCGTGGGCGACGTGCTGAGGGTGGCGGGGTTCAAGAACAAGGCCCCGATGTTCAGCTTCGTGCGGCGGCAGAACGTGGCGCTGAGCGTCGACTCGGACAAGACGGACGAGACGGAGCTGCACGCGGCGGTGAGCGGCGCGGTGCAGCACCTGGCGCCGTTCGGCGCGTCGCTGGTGGAGTACACGAGCTACGCGGACGCGGCCACCATCCCGGGCCACTACGTGCTGTTCTGGGAGCTGCGCGCCGGCAGCACGGCGGTGCCGGCGTCCGTGTTCGAGGAGTGCTGCCTGTCTGTGGAGGAGGCACTGAACAGCGTCTACCGGCAGGGCCGCGCGTGCGACAGGTCCATCGGCCCGCTCGAGATACGCGTCGTGGCGGAGGGCACCTTCGACAAGCTCATGGACTACGCGATCAGCCGGGGCGCGTCCATCAACCAGTACAAGGCGCCGCGGTGCGTGCGCCCTGGCCCGGTCGTCGAGCTGCTCGACGCGAGGGTGCAGGGCAAGTACTTCAGTCCCAAGTGCCCCAAGTGGAGCCCCGGGAACAAGCAATGGAACAAAAGCAAGGATCTGGTCGGCAAGGGAGACGCCTAA
- the LOC127783366 gene encoding uncharacterized protein LOC127783366, producing the protein MDGHVRRLLNRVSIALAAVATAALLQLFRHSSSSCFVGSPAYSSLSLAPFPRTSCDAASRRVVDPNLRLAKLRSSPRWRRRSAALSTSVFPRLRRLSLLRRSSRVLCVAAGAGQAVDALHVAGVGDATGVDLVDFPPLVRRADPHNLPFFDGAFDVVLSDEPMALTGALFPSRFAAEAERTVRWGGAIALAIERHIDLSTVASLFKKSRVAAAWNATLDGSAATMVILRKNSNNTKQH; encoded by the coding sequence atgGACGGGCACGTCCGGCGGCTGCTGAACCGCGTGTCGATCGCCCTGgcggccgtcgccaccgccgcgctgctGCAGCTCTTCCGCCactcgtcctcctcctgcttcGTCGGCTCCCCTGCCTATTCGTCCCTATCGCTGGCGCCCTTCCCGCGCACCTCGTGCGACGCTGCGTCCCGCCGCGTCGTCGACCCCAACCTCCGCCTCGCCAAGCTCCGGTCCTCGCCGCGCTGGCGGCGCCGCAGCGCAGCCCTCTCCACATCCGTGTTCCCACGACTCCGCCGGCTGAGCCTCCTCCGCAGATCGTCCCGCGTCCTCTGCGTGGCCGCGGGCGCGGGGCAGGCGGTCGACGCGCTCCACGTGGCCGGCGTTGGGGACGCCACCGGCGTTGATCTTGTTGACTTCCCTCCCCTGGTAAGGCGCGCGGACCCGCACAATCTCCCGTTCTTCGACGGCGCGTTCGACGTCGTGCTCTCCGACGAACCGATGGCGCTCACCGGCGCGCTCTTCCCGTCCCGGTTCGCGGCCGAGGCCGAGCGCACCGTCCGGTGGGGCGGCGCAATTGCTCTCGCCATCGAACGGCATATCGATCTCTCTACCGTCGCCTCCCTCTTCAAAAAGTCACGCGTGGCGGCGGCTTGGAATGCTACCTTGGATGGCTCAGCGGCGACCATGGTAATCTtaagaaaaaatagcaacaatACAAAACAGCATTGA
- the LOC127783339 gene encoding pentatricopeptide repeat-containing protein At1g55890, mitochondrial-like, translated as MAASAAASRAQRLSRIFSSSSPSVRPPKPGQVKEAPKPAPTKKAPAPGAEANPNLRRNAIDDIIKGLLRERDPDKLVSGFIAASSTHPRFRARHRVYDVAVSRLATFGRLDGVEAIIDAQKPFLETSKEGFAARLIRLYGHASMASHAAATFHDLPPQLKSTMTFNSLLAAYVEAGEFEALAAAFKEIPVSNPSVVPSVYSYNILLQALCKVPDLSAALDTMTLMEKSGISPDLITFNTLLNGFYNHGDMDGAEKVWEMITERNMVPDAKSYNAKLRGLVAQGRIEDAVAVVEKMEKDGPKPDTISYNELIRGYCKDGRLEEAKKLFEDMAENGYVANRGTYHTLIPCLVKAGELDYALKCCHEIYGKNLRVDCFVLQEVVTALVTASRVEDATKIVELGWNNSYPRRILNIPHATEKNKEESISEEEEEPENA; from the coding sequence atggccgcctccgccgctgcttccCGCGCGCAACGCCTATCTCGcatcttctcctcttcttctccatccGTGCGACCACCCAAGCCCGGGCAGGTCAAGGAAGCACCAAAGCCCGCGCCGACCAAGAAAGCTCCTGCTCCCGGCGCCGAGGCGAACCCCAACTTGCGCCGGAATGCCATCGACGACATCATCAAGGGCCTCTTGCGGGAGCGCGACCCGGACAAGCTGGTGTCCGGGTTCATCGCCGCCTCGTCCACGCACCCGCGCTTCCGTGCCCGGCACCGCGTGTACGACGTGGCCGTGTCCCGCCTCGCGACCTTCGGCCGCCTGGACGGCGTCGAGGCCATCATCGACGCGCAGAAGCCCTTCCTGGAGACCTCCAAGGAGGGATTCGCCGCGCGCCTCATCCGCCTGTACGGCCACGCATCCATGGCTTCCCACGCCGCTGCGACGTTCCATGACCTCCCCCCGCAGCTTAAGTCTACCATGACCTTCAACTCTCTCCTCGCAGCCTACGTCGAGGCTGGAGAGTTCGAAGCGCTTGCCGCCGCGTTCAAGGAGATCCCAGTCTCCAACCCCTCGGTTGTACCTAGCGTGTACTCCTATAACATACTCCTTCAAGCGCTATGCAAGGTGCCCGACCTCTCGGCGGCACTTGATACTATGACACTCATGGAGAAGTCTGGAATTTCACCCGATCTGATCACTTTCAACACGCTATTGAATGGATTCTACAACCATGGAGACATGGATGGCGCTGAGAAAGTCTGGGAGATGATTACGGAGAGGAATATGGTGCCGGATGCAAAGAGCTATAATGCAAAGTTGAGGGGCCTTGTTGCGCAAGGGAGGATTGAGGATGCAGTTGCAGTGGTTGAAAAAATGGAGAAGGATGGACCAAAGCCTGATACAATATCCTACAATGAGTTGATTCGAGGGTATTGCAAAGATGGGAGGTTAGAGGAAGCCAAGAAGCTGTTTGAAGATATGGCAGAAAATGGTTATGTTGCGAATAGGGGGACATATCATACCCTCATACCATGTCTTGTCAAGGCTGGTGAGCTCGATTATGCTCTGAAGTGCTGTCATGAGATATATGGTAAGAACCTTAGAGTGGACTGTTTTGTGCTGCAAGAGGTAGTGACTGCATTGGTCACGGCATCGAGGGTGGAGGATGCCACCAAGATTGTTGAGCTTGGATGGAACAACTCCTACCCACGGAGGATCTTGAATATTCCACATGCTACAGAGAAAAACAAGGAAGAATCAATTtcagaagaggaagaggagcctGAAAATGCTTGA
- the LOC127760480 gene encoding uncharacterized protein LOC127760480, with the protein MGERRRRASAVAGGRAEDEKAASAPAAAAPAPTVWFALKRSLHCRSEPSEVHVPRPKAVAAAAAGGGGHLSAIVTKRAAPRSGCSRSIANLRDVIHGSKRHPERPPSCSPRSIGSSEFLNPIAHEVVLSTNSRCELKITGFGGCGGLAAAAAGGGVLASPHEADGDGAVVSSFVGTLRPGTPGPGWSHGLQYSGSCRGSMRCTPPRSPNVLLDSRDAAAAGVTAHRASCEDAVKSFGKGGGGGGGLSCHRCGEQFSKWEALEAHHLSKHAVTELVEGDSSRKIVEIICRTSLLKSESSCVRIERVFKVHNTQRTLARFEEYREAVKLKASKLPKKHPRCLADGNELLRFHGATLSCALGGAAGSSSLCASDKCAVCRIIRHGFSAKKEGKAGVGVFTTSTSGRAYESIEASAGAVVGGDDPAATRKALLVCRVIAGRVHKPLENLKEFAGQTGFDSLAGKVGPYSNIEELYLLNPRALLPCFVVICKA; encoded by the exons ATGGGCGAGAGGAGGCGCCGTGCCAGcgctgtcgccggcggccgggctGAGGATGAGAAGGCTGCTTCGGCGCCTGCGGCCGCGGCCCCGGCACCGACGGTGTGGTTCGCGCTGAAGAGGTCGCTGCACTGCCGGTCCGAGCCGTCGGAGGTGCACGTGCCGAGGCCcaaggccgtcgccgccgccgctgcgggcGGTGGCGGGCACCTCTCGGCGATTGTGACCAAGCGCGCGGCGCCGCGGTCGGGTTGCTCCCGGTCGATAGCCAACCTGCGGGACGTCATCCACGGGAGCAAGCGCCACCCGGAGCGGCCGCCGAGCTGCAGCCCGAGGTCCATCGGCAGCAGCGAGTTCTTGAACCCCATCGCCCACGAGGTGGTGCTCAGCACCAACTCCCGCTGCGAGCTCAAGATCACCGGCttcggtggctgcggcggcctcgcggcggcggcggcggggggcggcgtACTCGCGTCGCCGCAcgaggcggacggcgacggcgccgtggTGTCGTCGTTCGTTGGCACGCTCCGGCCGGGCACCCCGGGGCCCGGCTGGAGCCACGGCCTGCAGTACAGCGGCTCGTGCCGGGGCAGCATGCGGTGCACGCCTCCGAGGTCGCCGAATGTGCTGCTGGACAGcagggacgccgccgcggccggggtGACCGCTCACCGCGCGTCCTGCGAGGACGCCGTCAAGAGCTttggcaagggcggcggcggcggcggcggcctaaGCTGCCACCGTTGCGGTGAGCAGTTCAGCAAGTGGGAGGCACTGGAGGCGCACCACCTTTCCAAGCATGCAG TGACGGAGCTGGTGGAAGGGGACTCGTCGAGGAAGATCGTGGAGATCATCTGCCGGACGAGCCTGCTCAAGTCGGAGAGCAGCTGCGTGCGGATCGAGCGTGTGTTCAAGGTGCACAACACGCAGCGGACGCTGGCGCGCTTCGAGGAGTACCGTGAGGCGGTGAAGCTGAAGGCGAGCAAGCTGCCCAAGAAGCACCCGCGCTGCCTCGCCGACGGCAACGAGCTGCTCCGATTCCACGGCGCCACGCTCTCGTGcgcgctcggcggcgcggcgggctcCTCCAGCCTCTGCGCCTCCGACAAGTGCGCCGTCTGCCGCATCATCCGCCACGGATTCTCCGCCAAGAAGGAAGGCaaggccggcgtcggcgtcttcACCACGTCCACCAGCGGCCGCGCCTACGAGTCCATCGaggcctccgccggcgccgtcgtcggtggcgacgacccggcggcgacgcgcaaGGCGCTGCTGGTGTGCAGGGTCATCGCCGGCAGGGTGCACAAGCCGCTCGAGAACCTCAAGGAGTTCGCCGGACAGACCGGCTTCGACTCGCTCGCCGGCAAGGTCGGGCCCTACTCCAACATCGAGGAGCTCTACCTGCTGAACCCGAGGGCGCTGCTCCCGTGCTTCGTGGTCATCTGCAAGGCTTAA